TCTCTGGTTTGTTCACACCATCTCtcagcctggagctgagctctgaACTCCTCTCTATCCACAACTGACAGGTTGTCACACACCCTCCCTTCCCTGGGAACTTCCTGAACTTTCCATGCTCTCCTTGTCCTCCACTTGACATTAAACTCACACAGCTGCAGTTTCCTATTGCTGGGACAGCCAAGGCTCCCCTCAACCACTCTTCTGCTGGCCAGACTGAGTTCTCCTTATCTTAATAATGTgttgaaaagtatttttaattcttatgacTTAATCCCTGCTGATTGTCGAAATGTGGCTTCCCTGATTTTAACCAATTCACAATATCTTTTATGGgagttaaaatgaaaaaagcttCTTAATAAATTGGTTGAAAGATATGCAAATACTGCTTATGAGGATATAGATGTTACCCAATTAGCGAGACCAGAAAATCAAGCAGCAAAATTGCCTCAGCCTGTATTAACAGATATTAAAGATGCTGCTAGAAAAACTTTGTTTTCATTGAGCCAGCTAGTACACCCATATAAATGCTTATACTACTATCAGACAAGGTGAAAATTCTACAGTTCTTTTTTAGATAGATTAACCCAAACAGTCAAAAAGCAATGTCAAACTCCAGGCTTGCCCAGAGGGAGAAGCTGAGGAGGGGCCAAGCTGCCTCACCCGCAGTGGTTTGCAGTTCTCCCGAACGTAGCGTCCAGCTGAGGTGTTCTCGTCCCAGTCCAGGCGGCCGTGgtagaaatatttctgtttcctgtCAGAATAAAGGGACAGCAGGTTACACAGCAGCAAGGTGCCAGCCCcagtgggacacagctgggTGGCTCCAAAGTGGCATTTCCCCCAGGGTGAAGCACTGCCCGCGGAGCAGGAGGCCTGGCTTTGCTCACCTTGTCTTGCGGACCATTCGAGAAGGAAttggccccaaaatcctctcCATCATGGCCAGGTGCTCCCGGTTGTCGTGTGTCTGGGAGGGAGAAATGGAAAGGGAAGGCATGGAATAGATTCCAGTGGttctgcctccagccctgggtgTTCCCCCACCCAGAACCCCCATCCTGGCCAACACCTTGGGTGTCTCCACAggactgcagggatggagggacccCCATCAGTCTCAGGGAAGCAGCCAGCATCCTCTCACCAGGTGGGAAGTACCCACACCACACAGTTCTCACCTGGAAAAGGGTGAAACCCACATAATACTCAAAGATGATGCAGCCAATACTCCACACATCACAGGGCTGGCTCCAGCCAAGCTCTGAAAAACAATGTTGTTTAAATAAATGATCCAGTTACAACCCAAGAGTCCAAATCcctctttcttttaaaaataagtaactaataaaaaaataaataacatcctattccagccaggctgctggtgcTCTGCTTTCAATACACTGCCCAGCTGATGGTGGATCATGGAATCACCAACTCCAACCTgtgaccaatcccagtccaggaCACTCAGTGCCACATCGAGCCACTCCTTGGACACTCCAGGAatggggactccaaacctccttgggcagccccttccaatgcctgacaatcctttccaggaagaaattcctcctgatgtccaaccctggcacaacttgaggccatttctccTTGcttcctgggagcagagcccaaaccctcatgaggaagctgtGGAGAGTGAGAGGATCCCCCCCCcgaacctccttttctccaggggGAACAAACCCAGAACAATGACAGGGCTGTAACCATGGAGGTTCCAGgaaacagcactgcagagctgttaAATCAATGTCCCATCTCCCAGGGCAAACCCAGAATGTTCCTGAATGATGTGGATGCCCAACACTCCCCATCCCAGCGGGGTACAAGGGGCAGAGACCCAGGGGCACCTTACCCAGGATGACTTCAGGGGCTCTGTAGTGCCTGGTGGACACGATGGTGCTGTGATGCTCGTGGTCAAAGGTGGCACTGCCAAAGTCCACCACCCTGATGGCCGTGCTCTTCACGCTCCTCTCATCCCGTTTCTGCAGGGGGGACAATGGGATCCATCACCTGGCAGCCCCTCCAAACCCTGCTTTACCCAGCTGAGGGCACCACGGGAGGGGAAAGCTTTGGCAGCcccaaagcagctcccagcacagccatggctcACTCAGCACTGCCTGGCAGGTCATGCAAAGCCCTCAAGGACTGCAGGGAGCCCACatcccctggggctgtgtctgacccctcagggacaccaagAGGAGAGCCAAGTGAGGCAGTGTGTTATGTGTTACCTTTTCCAGGTTGTAGGAGAGCTCGTAGTCAGAGTTCACAAAGAGGATGTTCTCTGGCTTGAGGTCAGTGTGGGTGAGTTTATTGTCATGCAGAACTGAGGGAGAAAAGAGAGTTTGGGTGAGGGGAGAGAAGCAGAACAAGGCTGCACCCCCCCAAAAGCCATCACTGGCACCAGTTTAAGCCACATTTCAACCTGGGAGTGAACAGCCAGGCAAAGCCCAGGCCATGATGCTTTACCAGAAGCAcaaagatttattgtattgatCGCCAGAAGGTGCAGGGGGGTGGATGCTGGAGTGCTCTGAGCTACTGCCAGCCCACAAGCACCAGAAAATGAAGAGGATTCATTCCCAGAGGGGCAGGAAGGCTCAGGCTCAGAACCACAGCAAAAACTTGTTGCTCTGGGCCACCAGTTGCAGAAGTGCAACCTACTCAGCTCCCCAGGTGAGCCCAaagcacaggagagcagcaggaacactTACACTTCACAGCCTGGCACACCTGGAAGGCCATGTGCCGTACTTGGTGGATGGGGTAAGGCAGGTAGTTGTTATCCTTCAGGAAATCAAAggtgctgagccccagcagctcgAAGGAGATGCACATGTGGCCGTGGTAGTCAAACCAGTCAAACATCCTGACACAGAGACTGACAGAAACATTCCAGttgggaacagctctgcaggctcctcctttccctgctcagtCTGTACCTCACAGCAAGCCAAGATGCTTCCAAAACTATCCAGGATCACCTTCAACCACACAACACCCAGCACCCGTTCCACCCCAGCCCTGAAACCAGTCCTTCCTGCTGAACACCAAGAGCACACTCACTTTGTGTTCTCAGGATCCTTCTCGTTGATTTTCTCCAGCACGTTGATTTCCAGTCGAGCAGCCTCTTTGTATTTCTCCACGTTTTTAATGATTTTCAGAGCAACGCGCGCACCACCCCTGTGGGAGAAACAGGAAGAAAGCACCAGG
The window above is part of the Ammospiza caudacuta isolate bAmmCau1 chromosome 30, bAmmCau1.pri, whole genome shotgun sequence genome. Proteins encoded here:
- the CLK2 gene encoding dual specificity protein kinase CLK2 isoform X1, whose protein sequence is MPHSRRYRSSERSSRGSYHERYRSRKHKRRRTRSRSSSSERDRRHRREDSYHVRSRSYDDHSADRRAYDRRYCDSYRRNDYSRERGDAYYEPEYRQHSYEYRRSRDREGSYRSCKSSRRKHRRRRRRSRSFSRSSSQRSRQSSRRAKSVEDDDEGHLIYRVGDWLQERYEIISTLGEGTFGRVVQCMDHRRGGARVALKIIKNVEKYKEAARLEINVLEKINEKDPENTNLCVRMFDWFDYHGHMCISFELLGLSTFDFLKDNNYLPYPIHQVRHMAFQVCQAVKFLHDNKLTHTDLKPENILFVNSDYELSYNLEKKRDERSVKSTAIRVVDFGSATFDHEHHSTIVSTRHYRAPEVILELGWSQPCDVWSIGCIIFEYYVGFTLFQTHDNREHLAMMERILGPIPSRMVRKTRKQKYFYHGRLDWDENTSAGRYVRENCKPLRRYLTSEAEDHHRLFDLIESMLEYEPSKRVTLAEALKHPFFDMLGMEPSTKMWDSSRDISR
- the CLK2 gene encoding dual specificity protein kinase CLK2 isoform X2, producing the protein MPHSRRYRSSERSSRGSYHERYRSRKHKRRRTRSRSSSSERDRRHRREDSYHVRSRSYDDHSADRRAYDRRYCDSYRRNDYSRERGDAYYEPEYRQHSYEYRRSRDREGSYRSCKSSRRKHRRRRRRSRSFSRSSSRSRQSSRRAKSVEDDDEGHLIYRVGDWLQERYEIISTLGEGTFGRVVQCMDHRRGGARVALKIIKNVEKYKEAARLEINVLEKINEKDPENTNLCVRMFDWFDYHGHMCISFELLGLSTFDFLKDNNYLPYPIHQVRHMAFQVCQAVKFLHDNKLTHTDLKPENILFVNSDYELSYNLEKKRDERSVKSTAIRVVDFGSATFDHEHHSTIVSTRHYRAPEVILELGWSQPCDVWSIGCIIFEYYVGFTLFQTHDNREHLAMMERILGPIPSRMVRKTRKQKYFYHGRLDWDENTSAGRYVRENCKPLRRYLTSEAEDHHRLFDLIESMLEYEPSKRVTLAEALKHPFFDMLGMEPSTKMWDSSRDISR
- the CLK2 gene encoding dual specificity protein kinase CLK2 isoform X3 translates to MDHRRGGARVALKIIKNVEKYKEAARLEINVLEKINEKDPENTNLCVRMFDWFDYHGHMCISFELLGLSTFDFLKDNNYLPYPIHQVRHMAFQVCQAVKFLHDNKLTHTDLKPENILFVNSDYELSYNLEKKRDERSVKSTAIRVVDFGSATFDHEHHSTIVSTRHYRAPEVILELGWSQPCDVWSIGCIIFEYYVGFTLFQTHDNREHLAMMERILGPIPSRMVRKTRKQKYFYHGRLDWDENTSAGRYVRENCKPLRRYLTSEAEDHHRLFDLIESMLEYEPSKRVTLAEALKHPFFDMLGMEPSTKMWDSSRDISR